CCCGGAGGAGGCCCTCCAGCTCTTCGTGCGGATCGTCGGCGAGGAGCGGGTGGCGAGCGAGCGCGAGGCGGCTCTCGACGTGGTCGCCGCCTGCGGCTTCCTGCCGCTGGCCATCCGTATCGCGGCCTCCCGGCTGGCCGCCCGGCGCACCTGGACGGTCTCCGTGCTGGCCGCCAAGCTGGCCGACGAGCGCCGCCGCCTGGACGAACTCCAGGCGGGCGACCTGGCGGTGAAGGCCACCTTCGAGCTGGGCTACGGCCAGCTGGAGCCCGCCCAGGCCCGTGCCTTCCGGCTGCTGGGCCTGGCCGACGGCCCGGACATCTCCCTCGCCGCGGCGGCGGCCGTCCTCGACCTGCCCGCCGAGGACACCGAGGACCTGCTCGAAGCGCTCGTCGACACCTCCCTGCTGGAGTCCGCCGCCCCCGGCCGCTACCGCTTCCACGACCTGGTCCGGCTCTACGCCCGCGCGTGCGCCGAACGCGACGAGCAGCCGCCCGGCGAGCGGGACGCGGCGATGTCGCGGCTGCTGGACTTCTACCTGGCCACGGCGGCGGGAGCGTACGCGCTGGAGCGGCCGGGCGACCGGCTGGTGGACCACCTGCACACCGCGCGCCACCCGGGGCTGGTCTTCGAGGACCGGCACAAGGCCCAGGACTGGCTGTACACCGAGGCGGTCTCGCTGCTGGCCTGCGTCCGCCAGTCCACCCAGCCCGCGTTCCTGGAGCGGGCCGTGGACACCCTGTGGGCGGCCGTCGACCTCGCCGAGTCGGGCACCAACTCCAAGGCGTACGAGGGCGTCGCCGCCGCGCTGCGGGACGCGGCCGAACGCGACGCGGCCCCGCGGGCGGAGGCCCGTGCCCTGATCTGCCTCGCCTACGTCCACAGCATCACCGGGCGCTTCGACCTCGCGGTGCGGGCCGCCGAGCACTCCGCGCGGCTGAGCGCCGGCACCGATCCGCTGGCCGCCTGCTGGGCGTACAACACCCTCGGTGTGATCGCGATCTACCAGAAGCGGTTCGAGGACGGCGAGGACCTGCTCACCCGGGCCATCGAGGGCTTCCGCGCCTGCCAGGACCGCGCGGGCGAGGCCAGCGCGCTGTGCAACCTGTCGCGGATCCACCTGGACAGCGGGCGCATCCCCAGCGCGGTGTCGCTGGCCCAGCAGGGCACCGACATGTACGACGACATGGGGCACGCCCTCAAGGGCGCCAACGGCCGCTACGCGCTGGGCCTGGCGCTCACCCAGAGCGGCCGGACCAGCGAGGCGGCGGCCCGGCTCCAGGAAGCGCTCACCGTCTTCCAGGACAGCCGCCAGCAACTGTGGGCGGGCATGACGCTGTTCCGGCTGGCCGAGGTCGACCTCGCCGCCCGGCGGCCCGCGCAGGCCGCGGCGGGCGCCGAACTGGCCCTCGGGGTGCTCCGGGACATCGGCGGCGACTGGCGGCGCGGGAACGTGCTCGTGGTCCTCGGCCGCGCCCTCAGCGGCATCGGGCAGACCGGCCGCGCCCAGGTCTGCTGGCAGGACGCCCTGGCGCTCTACGAGGCGTCGGGCGCGCCGGAGGCCGAGGCGGTCCGGGCGCTGATCAACCCGCTCGCCGTGGCCTGAGGCCACGGGCCGCCCCCAGGCCGGGCGTTCATCGTTTGTTTATCGCCGCACGGCACTCTCGACCTGTCGTTCCGTCGCGTCGGGGGGCAGGCGGAACGGATCAGGGCCGTGCCATAGGGTGAACGGCCCCGAGCAGTCCGCCCGGAGGCCCTCGGGGGAGCCTCCGGGCGGACTGCCCGGCCACCGAACGGAATCCTTGAGACGGGGAAGCGGACATGAGCGACGACGAGAAGAGCAACGGAAACATCCACGCCACCGGCACCAAGCCCGGCGGCGCGGTCAGCGCGAAGAACATCCACGCCACCAGCGAGCCGCTGACCACCCCGAACCCGCTCAAGGCGGACGAGGAAGCCGGCGAGGCGGGCACGGACAACATCCACGCGACGGACGAGAAGGCCTGAGCCGGGTCCGTTCGCACACACGGGGGATCGGCCGCGGCGGCGCGGAGGGGGAGCCGTCGCGGCCGACGTGTGTGTTCAGGCGGTGGTGCGGGCCGTGCCCGTGCCCTTCTCGGCGTCCAGGGCGTAGACGCAGCGGTCCTTGCTGCACGCGTAGACGACGCCGTCGCGGACCACCGGTGAGCCGGTGATCTCGCCGCCGGTCGCCAGCTTCCAGCGCAGCCGGCCGTCGTCGGCCTTGAGCGTGTAGAGCAGGCGGTCGGTGGAGCCGAAGTGGATACGGCCCTCGGCGACCGCCGGGGAGCCGACGATCTCGCCGCCGGACTGGAAGCGCCACTTGGGCGTGCCGGTCACCGCGTCCAGGGTGTAGAGCCCCTTGCCGCTGCCGACGTGCACATGCCCGGCGGCGACCAGGACCGGGTCGACGGAGGCCCGCGCCTCGGTGGCGATCCGCCAGCGGTCGCGGCCGTCGATGGCGTCCAGGGCGTAGACGGTGCCGAGGTAGTCGGCGAGGTAGACGCCGCCGCCGGCGACCGCCGGGCCCGGGACGAAGGCGGGCGGCGAGAGGAAGACGGCGGGCGCCTCGAAGTGCCAGCGGACATGGCCGTTCGCCACGTCGACGGCGAGGACCCGGGTGCCGGCCGAGATGTAGGCGTAGCCGTCGGGTGCCGCCGTGATGCGCACCGGGACGCCGCCGCAGGAGGCCGCGTCCCCGATCGGGTAGGACCAGCGCTCCTCGCCGGTGCGGGCCTCCAGGGCGCGCAGCCGGGCGTCCTGCCAGACGTAGACGGTGCCCTCGTGCAGGGCGGGGCCCGCCTCGGGCGACTCGAAGTCGGTCTGGCAGCCGGTGATCTCCCACAGCTTCTGGCCGCCGGCGGCCTCCCACGCCTGGACGCCGCCGCCGCGGGTGCCGGTGACGACCGTGCCCCGCTCGGCCTGGATCGTGTACACCCAGGCGTCGGTCGGCAGCCGCCACAGGTCGGCGCCGTCGCGGGCGTTCAGCGCGAACAGGGTGGGTCCGTCGGAGGCGTGCACGCGGCCGTCGGCGACCGCCATGGACCAGGCGACGTCCCGGGTCTTGAAGCGGCGGCGGCCGGTGGCCACGTCCAGGGCGTGCACCTCGAAGGAGGTGACGTAGACGAGGTCGGAGGCGACGGCCGGGGTGCCCCAGACGTCGTTGGACATCCGGAAGCGCCAGGGGCGCCAGCCGGGCGCGGTCTCCGGCGGCGCGGCGGACGCGGCCGGGACGACGGGCGCCGCGCCGGGACGGGGCTTGGACCAGGTGGCGGCGAGGCTCGCCTCCGGCGGCGGCGCCTTGACCGCGGCGGCGCGGGCGTCGGCGACGCGCGGGCCGGGGCCGATGGGCGCGGCGGCGCCGGCCAGCCGCACCGGGCCGCTGTCGGGGGCGCCGACCGGCGCGGGCATCGCGGGCAGCGGCGGCGCCTGCGGGGCCGGGACGGCGGGGTCGTAGGAGGGTGGGGGCGGCGGGGCCATCGGGGGCCGGGCGCCGTTCGCCGGGCCGCCCGAGGTGGGCGGCGGCGGGAGGAGGCGTCCGCCGCGGCGGGACTCGATCAGGCCGACCGCCGGGGCGGGCAGCCAGGCGGAGGCGGTGCCGCTGTCGTCGGAGCCGGAGCCGAAGAGGTGCGGCGCGAGCTGCGACTGGAGGTCGGCGGGGGTGGGCCGGGCCGCCAGCTCCATCTGCATGCAGGACTCGATCAGCGGGCGCAGCTCGTCCGGGAGCCCTTCGAGGTCCGGGCCCTCGCGCAGCAGCATGAAGACGGTCTCGACCGGGTTGGCGCCGTGGAAGGGCGGGTGTCCGGTGGCGGCGAAGACGAGCATGGAGCCGAGCGAGAACACATCGCTGGCGCCGGTGACGCTGCGCGAGTCCTTGGCCTGCTCGGGCGACATGTAGGCGGGCGTGCCCACGGCGACGTTCGTCATGGTCAGGCGGGTGTTGGAGACGCCGGAGGCGATACCGAAGTCGATCACCCGCGGCCCGTCCTCGACGACGAGCACGTTGGACGGCTTGAGGTCGCGGTGCACGAGCCCGGCGCCGTGGATGGACTGGAGCGCCTCGGCGACGCCCGCCGCCAGCCAGCGCACCGCCTGCGCGGGCAGCGGCCCGCACTCGGTCACTATCTCCTCCAGCGACGGCGCGGGCACGTAGGCGGTGGCCAGCCAGGGCACGGCGGCGCGCGGGTCGGCGTCCACCACCGCGGCCGTGTAGAAGCCGGAGACCGCCCGCGCCGCCTCCACCTCGCGGGTGAAGCGGACCCGGAAGAGCTGGTCCTCGGCCAGCTCGGTGCGGACCGTCTTGATCGCCACCCGCCGGCCGGACGCCGAGCGCGCGAGATAGACCAGTCCCATGCCGCCGGCGCCCAGCCGTCCCAGCACCTCGAACGGACCGATCCGCCGCGGATCGTGCTGCGTCAGCTGATCCACCACTTGCCTGCCACCTCCCCGTACGAGCCGCGCCACCTCCGTGTGTACGCGGCCCCCGTGCAGCGTCTCACCACCGCACCGCCGTGGCGGCACGCACTCCGATTCTTCCTGGCCGCGGCACTGGTTGCGAACCCGCCGACGAACCGGGATGTCCTGGTGTATTTTCGGCGCGGAATGACGGTTTCCCGCCGTGCGGACGGCGTCAGGTGTCCGACCTTCACCGCCCCGCCATTATCTTCACCGCTCCATGACGGCGAAGGACGCCCCCTGGTCGTCGGCGGCGACCGCGACCTTCCCGTACGACGTCTCGAAGAGCGGCACCTGGACCCGGCCGCCGAGCCGGACGACCGTGTCGAGGGCGGCACCGGCCTCCTCGACCAGGAAGTGGACGAGGAAGTGCGGGGGCATCTCGGCCGGGAAGACGTCCGCGACCGGGGCCCGGCCGAAGTCGGGCCGGGCCCCGGGGCCGAACAGGGCCGCGTGGAAGAGGCCGCCGTAGAAGGTGTTCGCGCCCTCGGTGTCGCGGGTGTAGAGCTGGACCCAGCCGAAGCTGCCCGGCCGGTGGCGGCGGCCGAAGCCCGCGTGCCGCCCCGCCTGCCACAGCCCGAACACGGCGCCCTCCGGACCGGCGGCCAGCACCGCGGTGCCGTACGGGCCGAGCTGCCGGGGCTCGCCGAGGAGCTGCCCGCCGCCCGCCCGGATCCGCCCGGCCAGCGCCCCGAGGTCCGGGGCGGCGAAGTACACCGTCCAGACGGTGGGCATCCGGCCGTCCGACTTCGGGGTGAGCGCCGCGACGGGCTCCCCCTCCAGCAGTGCCACGACGGAGCCGCCGTACGCCTCCTTCTCCTCGAAGGTCCACCCGAAAAGCTCACCGTAGAAGCGCCGCCCCGCGGCGGTGTCGGGGAGCTGTGCGTCCACCCAGCAGGGGACGCCCTCCGTGTACGCGGATGCCCTGTTTTCGGCCATGCCGTCAAAGTAGCCGGGACTGCCGCACCGCGCAGACCAGGCACACCAGCCTCGCAGCGCCCTCGCGACCCATTTGCAGTCGGCCGAATCGCGCTCCCATCACCCCTCGGTAAGCTGACGACATGACAGGACAAGTGCGTACCGTCGACGGCCGCGTGGCCGGCCGGCGTGGGCAGGCGACCCGGCAGAAGCTGCTCGACTGCCTCAGCGAGATGCTCAGCTCCTCCCCCTACCGGGACGTCAAGGTCATCGATGTCGCCCGGAAGGCGGGCACTTCGCCCGCCACCTTCTACCAGTACTTCCCGGACGTCGAGGGCGCCGTCCTGGAGATCGCCGAGCAAATGGCCGCCGAGGGCGCCGATTTGGCCGGGCTGCTCGAAGGCAGGTCCTGGACCGGCAAGGCGGGCTGGCAGACGGCCCAGGAGATCGTCGACGGCTTCCTGGACTTCTGGCGCCGCAACGACGCGATCCTGCGCGTGGTCGACCTCGGGGCGGCCGAGGGCGACAAGCGCTTCTACAAGCTCCGTATGAAGATCCTGAACGCGGTGAACGGCTCCCTCGCGGATTCGGTCGCCGAACTCCAGTCCAAGGGCAAGGTCGACAAGGACGTGAACCCGGCCGCCGTCGCCGGTTCGCTGGTGACGATGCTCGCCGGTGTCGCCTCGCACCAGAAGGGCTTCACCTCCTGGGGCGTGAAGCAGGCCGAACTGAAGCCGAACCTCGCGCTGTTGGTGTACCTGGGCGTCACCGGCAGGAAGCCGACGAGATAGCGGGCCCTCCGGCCCGGCGCTGTCACGGCACCTCCAGGCCACAAGTCCTGTCAGGCAGGCGGCGGTTCACCCGGGTGGACCGCCGCCTGTCGTTCTGCGGGGCGCCGGCCGGTCCGGTCCCCGCTCTTCAGGGGGCGACCGTGACGACGGCCTCGTCGTCGGCCGGGTCGGGGTCGCGGCGGCCGGTGCGCTCCCGGTCGCCGGGCGGGTCCAGCCGGCCCGGCGCGTTGTCCTCGACGCGCACGGTGCCCGTTCCCGGGCCGCCCAGGCGCAGGGTGAACACCAGGGTGTCGGACGCGCCCGGCTCCAGCGACCGCACCGGGCACCTGTAGGACGCGCCGACGTAGGCGCACAGCGGCTCGTAGGCGTCCTCGTCGATCTCCGCCATCGGCTGCGCGGTCACCCGCGCGCCCGGCGGCGGGGTGAACACCATCCGCGCCGCGGCGCCCGGATCGCCGGGACCGCCGTTGCGGACGACCAGACGCAGCTCGCGCTCGGTGCCCGGCGCCCCGTGCAGGGTGACGTCCGAGACCGCGTAGTCGGCGCCCAGCGCGAGGGTCACCGGAACCTGGACCCGGCCCTGCGCGAAGTCGCCGCCCGCGCCTTCGGTGCCGCCGCGCCCCGTGGCCCGGACGTCGGCGGTCAGGGCGGGCCCTTCGCCGCGGTCGCCGCCGGACAGCCACGCGCTGTACTCGCCAGGACCCACGTCCAGCGGCCACACCCGCTGCTCGTACCGCGCGTAGATCTTCGTCCGCGAGGCACGCATGCGCAGGGCGGGCCGTACGACGGCCGTCTGCCCCGGCGCGATCCGCAGCCCGGGGAACCGGCACACGGCGGTGCGCCCGCCGGCCGTCGGATAACGGCAGTTGGCGTACCGCTGCGCGAAGGACCACGAGTCGTCCAGGGACAGCGCGAGGCCCAGGCCCCGGACCGGCAGTTCCCCGGTGTTGCGCACGACGAACGCGCCGGCCACCTCGCTGCCGGGCCGCACGTCCCGCAGCGCTCCGGGCGTCCGCACCTCGGGCACGGGCTCACCGACGACCACCTCGGTGCGCGCCGTGAGCGGTGTGCCGTCCGAGGTCGTGTACGTGAACCGTACGAAGCCCGAGTCGCCCACCCTGCTGCCGCGCGCGGCGACCGGTGTGAACCGCACGTTCCCCGTGCGGTTGAGGGAGCCGCCGGTGACCTCGCAGGCGACGCGGGTGGCGTCGCCCGCGCAGTCCGGGTTGTGCTCGCTCAGCCGCACCGTCTTCTCGGCACCCCGCTCCACCTCGACGGTCAGCCGGTGGGCGCCGGTGGCCGCGTACAGGTGCTGGACCTCGACGGGCAGCGGCGCCTTGTCCTCGACGCCCTTCTTGTCGCCGTAGGGGCGCAGATAGTAGACGTCCGGCGCGGACAGCGCGGCCGGATCGGCCGCGGCGCCGCAGCCGGCCGCCCCCGGCAGCACGGCCAGCAGCGCGAGGACGACGGCCGCCGCCCGTGCCCGCGTCCCGCGCCGCCGCGCCGCTCCTGCCGTGCCGGTGCCGGTGTCCGTGCCGGTGCCGTCCATGGGTGCGCCCCTCCCCCGGGTGGGTCCCGGCCCCCCCGGCCGGTGGGCCAACCTACTGCTCCGCCGCGCCGCCGGGGAACCGGGGCCGGTCCGGCCGGCGGTGCCGGGGTCGGGGTCGGTGCCGGGGTCGGGGTCGGGGTCGGGGTCGGGGTCGGGGTCGGGCGATACTCGGGGCATGGACACCGATCTCGACGCCCTGCTGAGGTCGCTGCGCGTGTGGGACCCGGAGGTCACCCGGCTGCCCGGGTTCGATCCGCGCGAGGCGCCCGCCGACCCCCTGGACCTGTTCACCGAGTGGTTCGCGCAGGCGGTGGCGGCCGGTGAGCGGGAGCCGCACACCATGTCCCTGGCGACGGCCGACGCCGGGGGCGACCCGGACGTACGCGTGGTGATGCTGCACGGCGCCGACGCGCGGGGCTGGGCCTTCGCCACCCACGCGGGCAGCCGCAAGGGCCGCCAGCTGGCCGACCGCCCGCATGCGGCGCTCCTCTTCTACTGGCCCGTGCTGGGCCGCCAGGTCCGGGTGCGCGGCCCGGTCACCGCCGCGCCCCGTGACGAGGCCCGGACGGATCTGCACGCCCGCTCGACGGGGGCGCTGGCCGCCGCCCTCACCGGGGCGCAGAGCGAACTCCTCGGCTCCCTCGGCGAGCTGGACCGGGCCTCGGCCGCGGCCTGGCAGCGCGCCGAGGCCGCACCGGACACGGACGCGCCCTCCTGGACGCTCTACCGGCTGCGCCCCGACGAGGTCGAGTTCTTCCAGGGCG
The sequence above is drawn from the Streptomyces sp. SAT1 genome and encodes:
- a CDS encoding AfsR/SARP family transcriptional regulator, with translation MDGVPRVPEQRRAGRPAALRFCVLGPVRAWRGEEPLPTGSPQQRALLAALLLREGRTATAAELIDALWGEEPPSQALAALRTYASRLRKVLDPGVLVSESGGYAVRGLDAGALDLATAQDLGTEADKARAAGDLHRARALLGRALHLWDGEPLAGVPGPYAEAQRVRLEEWRLQLLEARLDMDLEQARHGEAVSELTALTAAHPLRERLRELLMLALYRSGRQAEALAVYADTRRLLADELGVDPRPELRELQQRILRADPALAEPSAPAPEPVAAQVRPAQLPATVPDFTGRASFVTELSDMLASAEGRVMAVSALAGIGGVGKTTLAVHVAHRARASFPDGQLYVDLQGAGQRAAEPETVLGSFLRALGTADSAIPDSLEERAALYRSVLDGRRVLVLLDNARDAAQIRPLLPGTEGCAALVTSRVRMVGLAGAHLVDLDVMSPEEALQLFVRIVGEERVASEREAALDVVAACGFLPLAIRIAASRLAARRTWTVSVLAAKLADERRRLDELQAGDLAVKATFELGYGQLEPAQARAFRLLGLADGPDISLAAAAAVLDLPAEDTEDLLEALVDTSLLESAAPGRYRFHDLVRLYARACAERDEQPPGERDAAMSRLLDFYLATAAGAYALERPGDRLVDHLHTARHPGLVFEDRHKAQDWLYTEAVSLLACVRQSTQPAFLERAVDTLWAAVDLAESGTNSKAYEGVAAALRDAAERDAAPRAEARALICLAYVHSITGRFDLAVRAAEHSARLSAGTDPLAACWAYNTLGVIAIYQKRFEDGEDLLTRAIEGFRACQDRAGEASALCNLSRIHLDSGRIPSAVSLAQQGTDMYDDMGHALKGANGRYALGLALTQSGRTSEAAARLQEALTVFQDSRQQLWAGMTLFRLAEVDLAARRPAQAAAGAELALGVLRDIGGDWRRGNVLVVLGRALSGIGQTGRAQVCWQDALALYEASGAPEAEAVRALINPLAVA
- a CDS encoding outer membrane protein assembly factor BamB family protein, producing the protein MVDQLTQHDPRRIGPFEVLGRLGAGGMGLVYLARSASGRRVAIKTVRTELAEDQLFRVRFTREVEAARAVSGFYTAAVVDADPRAAVPWLATAYVPAPSLEEIVTECGPLPAQAVRWLAAGVAEALQSIHGAGLVHRDLKPSNVLVVEDGPRVIDFGIASGVSNTRLTMTNVAVGTPAYMSPEQAKDSRSVTGASDVFSLGSMLVFAATGHPPFHGANPVETVFMLLREGPDLEGLPDELRPLIESCMQMELAARPTPADLQSQLAPHLFGSGSDDSGTASAWLPAPAVGLIESRRGGRLLPPPPTSGGPANGARPPMAPPPPPSYDPAVPAPQAPPLPAMPAPVGAPDSGPVRLAGAAAPIGPGPRVADARAAAVKAPPPEASLAATWSKPRPGAAPVVPAASAAPPETAPGWRPWRFRMSNDVWGTPAVASDLVYVTSFEVHALDVATGRRRFKTRDVAWSMAVADGRVHASDGPTLFALNARDGADLWRLPTDAWVYTIQAERGTVVTGTRGGGVQAWEAAGGQKLWEITGCQTDFESPEAGPALHEGTVYVWQDARLRALEARTGEERWSYPIGDAASCGGVPVRITAAPDGYAYISAGTRVLAVDVANGHVRWHFEAPAVFLSPPAFVPGPAVAGGGVYLADYLGTVYALDAIDGRDRWRIATEARASVDPVLVAAGHVHVGSGKGLYTLDAVTGTPKWRFQSGGEIVGSPAVAEGRIHFGSTDRLLYTLKADDGRLRWKLATGGEITGSPVVRDGVVYACSKDRCVYALDAEKGTGTARTTA
- a CDS encoding VOC family protein, which encodes MAENRASAYTEGVPCWVDAQLPDTAAGRRFYGELFGWTFEEKEAYGGSVVALLEGEPVAALTPKSDGRMPTVWTVYFAAPDLGALAGRIRAGGGQLLGEPRQLGPYGTAVLAAGPEGAVFGLWQAGRHAGFGRRHRPGSFGWVQLYTRDTEGANTFYGGLFHAALFGPGARPDFGRAPVADVFPAEMPPHFLVHFLVEEAGAALDTVVRLGGRVQVPLFETSYGKVAVAADDQGASFAVMER
- a CDS encoding TetR family transcriptional regulator, giving the protein MRTVDGRVAGRRGQATRQKLLDCLSEMLSSSPYRDVKVIDVARKAGTSPATFYQYFPDVEGAVLEIAEQMAAEGADLAGLLEGRSWTGKAGWQTAQEIVDGFLDFWRRNDAILRVVDLGAAEGDKRFYKLRMKILNAVNGSLADSVAELQSKGKVDKDVNPAAVAGSLVTMLAGVASHQKGFTSWGVKQAELKPNLALLVYLGVTGRKPTR
- a CDS encoding pyridoxine/pyridoxamine 5'-phosphate oxidase yields the protein MDTDLDALLRSLRVWDPEVTRLPGFDPREAPADPLDLFTEWFAQAVAAGEREPHTMSLATADAGGDPDVRVVMLHGADARGWAFATHAGSRKGRQLADRPHAALLFYWPVLGRQVRVRGPVTAAPRDEARTDLHARSTGALAAALTGAQSELLGSLGELDRASAAAWQRAEAAPDTDAPSWTLYRLRPDEVEFFQGDARRRHVRLRYRARAEQEEREGREESGWVRELLWP